In the Populus trichocarpa isolate Nisqually-1 chromosome 1, P.trichocarpa_v4.1, whole genome shotgun sequence genome, one interval contains:
- the LOC112327295 gene encoding uncharacterized protein LOC112327295 yields MEMISKYGTDRENHPSFDGAAWCVALGGVTKGRVYGAPRMPKSKVSTCSSSHSYSVESSYPSSSYRALQKEIKDKEEEIKKKDDFILEMKRQMDSMKEYLVNNLGYHGGTSNIDQGMPPPLTPSIPPPMVPQIMTPMGPTSQPIFRPTPRPLYPDQSCVDPQYHGSSSQPAP; encoded by the coding sequence atggagatgatttcaaagtatggaactgatcgggaaaatcatccttcatttgatggAGCAGCTTGGTGTGTGGCTTTAGGAGGAGTTACAAAGGGTAGGGTATATGGTGCACCTCGTATGCCAAAATCAAAAGTTAGTACATGCTCTTCATCACATTCCTACTCGGTGGAGTCATCATATCCCAGTTCATCGTATCGAGCATTGCAAAAAGAGATAAAGgataaagaagaggagataaagaaaaaagatgattttattcttgaaatgaaacggcagatggattccatgaaagaatatctTGTGAACAATCTTGGATACCATGGTGGGACATCAAATATTGATCAAGGTATGCCACCACCTTTGACTCCATCAATACCGCCACCTATGGTTCCTCAGATAATGACACCTATGGGTCCCACATCTCAACCAATTTTTCGACCTACACCTCGACCTTTATATCCTGATCAATCTTGTGTTGATCCACAATATCATGGTTCGTCTTCGCAACCAGCACCATGA